The genomic interval AAAAGCACAATAAAAATAGAGTTCTCGCTTCGCTAAAGGGGGAAAGGGGGAGGATTATTCTAATATTTTTCAATAACCATAAATTTAAGCCCTATGAAAGGTTTTAGTAAAATTGGGGAATTTCTACTATTCTGCTATCTTTTTTCTTAAGATAATCATCAATCGCTCCCTTAAGGGCTTCTTCTGCCAAAACAGAGCAATGCATCTTAATGGGTGGAAGACCACCAAGGGCTTCTGCCACAGCTTGATTTGATATTTTTAATGCCTCATCTATTGTCTTTTCCTTTACAAGCTCTGTAACCATTGAGCTTGTAGCAATAGCCGCACCACAACCAAAGGTTTTGAATTTTGCATCTTTTATTACATTATTCTCTACCTTTATATAAAGCTCCATTATATCACCGCACACAGGGTTTCCAACATGGCCTACACCATCAGGATTTTCAATCTCTCCAACATTTCTTGGGTTTCTAAAATGCTCCATTACCTTTTCTGAATATTGCATATCTTTATTATAACTAAATTTTCAATAAAGAGCAACTATCTTGCTAATGCTACAGATAAGGTTGTTGGCACAATAATCCCTTGGTTTAATCTTATATCCCTTTCTTACCTAAATAAGGATTAGCTAACTTTTACATTGGTAGCTCGTAGACCCTTAGGAGACCTTTCAACATCAAATTCTACAGAACTACCTTCAGATAGGCTCTCAAAACTTGTGTTTGTAAGGCAGGTTTGATGGAAAAATATATCTTTGCCATCTTCAGCTTCAATAAAACCAAAGCCTCTATCTCGGATTAACCTTTTAACCTTTCCTTTCATATTCTCACCTCCATAAACAAAAAAACCGCAAGGATTACAAATCACTCAAAAACCCTGCGGTCTCTTCAAAATTATTTGTCCTCGTCTTACTTGCACTACTTATAATGCTAAATTTATTATAGATAGGATACAATATCCTATATTTCTTTGTCAAGGACTTGATTAAAAAAAATGTAATTATTCAGCCACGGAATTATTTTAAATACATAGCTTAATCACAAATGTTGTTCCCTCTTTCTCTTTGCTTTCTACCTCAATCTTTCCATTATGTGCGGCAATTATCTTCTGACAAACAGACAATCCCAGACCTGTTCCTTTGGCTTTTGTTGTATAAAATGGAGAAAAGAGCTTTTCTATATTTTCTTCTGCAATACCCATACCACTATCCTTAATCCCTATCTCAACAAATCCTTCAGCCATTTTTGTGTTAATTTCCAGTATTTTTTTCTCTTTCATAGCCTCAATTGCATTCTTGATAAGATTAAAGAAGACAATCTTTATCTGCTCAATATCAGCCTTTATTAAGGGAAGGTTTTCTCCTAACCCTTTCTTTATCTCTATACCTTCTGTCATTGAAGGTGGTATGTTTTCTAATACACTGTTTATGATTTCATTTATATCTATAGAGACCATATTAAGCTTAAATGGCCTTGAAAATGCCAGGAGGTTGTTTAAATAGTAACATGCCCTATCTACTGCATTGTTTATCTGCTTAAATATCTTTTGTGCCTTTTCTTCTTTGGGTAGAATTTGGGATAAATAGTAAATCCCACTTTCAACAACAGCCAATGGATTTTTTACCTCATGGGCAACCTCTGCGGCAATCTGGGCTATTGCAGATAATTTCTCTGCGGCAAATAACTTTTCTTGGGTTTGCTTGCGCTCGGTGATGTCTCGGACAAAAACTAAATCTGCCGCTCTGCCCTCATACATAATAACCCCAGCATTAAATTCACTCTCTACCCTATGACCATCTTTGTGTTTAATGGCTGTTTCGTATATGGAAGGAAATTTCTCACCAGCCATCCGGCGCTTGTAATTATCTACACATTTTGCCAATTCATCAGGATGAATATAATTCATAAATGGGGTATTGGTCATTTCCTCCACAGAATAACCTGTTATTAAGGCTAATTGGGGATTGACATATTTCAATAAGGTATCCTGCACAATACAAATCCCATCATTTGCCCGCTCAACCAGAGAGCGGTATTTCTCCTCTTTCTCCCCTAATTCCCTGGTAAGATTATAAAGTTCGCCTGAAAACCTGCTAATAGACTGGATAGTATCCTCTTTTAAAATATCCACTGGTTCAAAAAAGTCATCATAAACCGCTGTTCCTGTCAAAGCCCATTTAAACTCCCCTATATCCAAAGGAACAACATACCAAATCTTATCTACAATTTCGCCTTGTAGAGTCATCCCCTGATAAGGTGCATAAAACTCTTCACCTTTTAATGCCCTGTTAAATACATCCCAAAACCCGTAAAGGTATTTAGCTGGCCTCTTTTTCTCCTCAAGCTCTTTCATCGGTAGATTAAGGACATCTTTATCAGGATGGAAGATAATATGACCTGTTTTCCTGTCTATAATCCCAATAAAGCCTGATAACCCTAATTTTCTAAAGACTAAAGATGTAAATTTCTCATCTGCCTGTAATTCTTTAAGGTCTGGTTTTGGCAATGATGGTAGATAGGTCTCTAGTGTTTTTTTAAGATTATAAACCGATTCCCTTGCGATGTTTATCATTAACCTCTCTCCATTCTCTTTAGTTATTTTAATTACCTCATTCTCTAATTTAATAAAAACCTCAAGGAATTTACCAATTGTCCCAGACCATTCAGCATCAGAGATATTTAGCCTTCTCTTTAATACACATTCCTTGGCAATATGCTTAGCACCTTCACTAAAGAACCATTTTTCTATATGTGACTTGGTATAATTAAAGAATTCATCCTCATTAAAGCCGAATTTTTGGCAGATAAGAGAAGAAAATTCTTTTGTATATCTTGAGAGCCTGTCTGCATCTTTAACTATGGCATCCTCTTTTGAAATTGGCTTGCTTCTTGTATCATGAGCTATGATAGTCTCTATAATCTTTTCCTTTTCATCCTTTGGGTAATTAAGCCCTGAAAGAATTTTTTCAGCGATTATACTACTTTCTACCTCGTGTTTATGAATTAGGTCCATATCTACAAGGGATAAATTCATTTGAAGGGGTATTCTTACCCTTTTCTCCTCCTCAAAAGAAAATAAATGCCAGCCTGTATCATGAAGGATAATTGCCGGGATAATTATTTTCTCATCGCCACCCTCTAAGGCAATCAGCTTTTTTGCCATCTCTAATGATGTTTCAAGATGAACAAGGTCTACATTGTCCCTGCAATATTCTTTAGCTTTCTCAAAAATTTTCTTCATGTCAGACATGTCAGACAGGTCGGACGGGCAGACAGGTCGTCTCAGGCCTTGCCTGTAAAATGACAATACCTGTATCATCAATCGCCCATTCTATATCCTGATAGCAACCAAAATGATTTTCAATATCCCTTGCTATGTTGCTTAACTCAAAAATATATTTCTCCTCCAAATCATCGCTGGTTTTATCTATTTGTTTTGTAACCTTGTCAACAATTACCCGATTTGGGGTTGTCTCTCCAGCAACAAGGCTTTCAACCCTTTCTGTGTATTCAATTACAATCTTAGATGGGTCGCCAGTAATAGGGTTTATGGTAAACATCACACCACCAAATCTATATTTTATCATCTCTTGCACAATCACAGCCATTGTTATATCATTCTTTATACCCAATTTTTCTATGTAGCTTAATGCCCTTGGATTAAAGGTGCTCTGCCAGCATTTCTTAACATTTTCTAAAACATCACCTTTTTCTACATTAAGGAATGTCTCATACATTCCAGCAAAGCTCTTTGTTTCCAAATCCTCTATAGATGATGAAGACCTGACAGCAAATTTGGTTTTTCCCAAAGCATCACAGGCTTCGGTTATTTCTTTTGCTATTTTCTCTGGAATCTCGCATTTATCAAGCTGATGCAAAGCAACAAAATCCAGAAATGCCCTTTTGACAATAGTAAATCCCTTTGGAACAGGTATACCCATCTGTTTTAATTGGTAAAGATTAGCCGCCTTATTGCCAACCTCGTTGGATGCCGCATTATCTGTGTCCCATTTAATGTACATTTGTCTGACATCTTTTTTTCTGCCTTTCTTTATAGAGCCGTTCTGTGAAACCGCCCTCAGAAAGGAAGGATTCTTCTAATTTCTGCAATTGTTTTCTCAAAAGGTAGCTTGCCTGGTTTACCAAACAAATGATTGTATTTGCTAGCACCTCAGCAGAAAGCTTGTAAAAGTCAGACCTGTCGGACTTGTCAGACTGATAGCTTCTTCTCACAACAAGTGCCTCTGGTGAGTTTTTATCCCACCTACACAAGCCCTTCTGACGCAAAAAATCCTCATAATCAAGCAATAATTCCTCAAGGCTGGCTCTTGCAATTCCTGTTAATTTAAGTTCGGTCTTCTTTGATGTTGCAGATGCCATACTACCTTCTGCAATGTTTTGCACACCGCTTCGAGCAGCCTGTATCATTTGATCGCGGGTTCGTGAGTGCTTTTCTACAAAGCGATCACAAAAGATAAGCGTAGCGTCATAGACCAATTGTGCTGTTTGAAAACTACGCAACTTGCGATAGCCACCATGTGGCTGAATTAGTTTGTCAGACCTGTCGGACATGTCGGACATGTCAGACGATTTCAACAATTCCTTTGTTTCCATTAACTTTTATTTTTTGCCCTGTTTTTATCAATTGTGTTCCAAAGCCTGTGCCTACCACAGCAGGCAGCCCATACTCCCTGCATACAATTGCCGCATGGCTCATCATTCCACCAACATTGGTAACCACACCCTTTATCTTGGCAAATATGGGTGTCCAGGAAGGGGTAGTGATTGGGCAGACCATTATCTCACCCTCTTGTATTTTAGATAGCTCATCGCTCGTAAGGATTATCCTGGCAATGCCTTCCACTATCCCAGGTGAAGCAGGGTATCCCTTTATTAATGCCTGGCTTTTACCTGTAAATTCAAGCCAAGAATCTATCTTTTCTGAAACAATCCCCCAGAGCATAATAGTAAATGGCTCTGTAATATTTTCTGGAGGGATACCTAAGGCTGGGGTGGGTTGCCATTTCTCCAAAGCCTTGATAATTCCTCTTCTCTTTTTTATTATATCCTTCCAATACAAAGGAGCCCGTGGAGAAGATCCAACCGCCCAGCAATAATAAAGCTCATACAATGCTTCTCCTACCTCATATCTATTAAGGTAGAATATATCATCACCATCAGAGAAAAATCCTTTTTCTTGAAAAAGCCTTCCAATTTCTCTAATCTTGTTCCAGAATATGGTAAAATGCCAGTGTTCAACAAAGAAGTTATGCTCCTCAACATAGGGAAATACCCTTTTTGCAAGATTTATCTTTTCAAGGAATAGCCTTTTGTCTTCATCCTTTTTAAGAAGTTCAAAATAGCCATTTTTAAGCCTTTTTGCCTCTTTTCTTATTTTCTCCTTGTCTATCTCTATTGCCTCACCCTTTTTAATCTTCTTTATATAACCTAATATTGCCGAAAATGGGATAGATAGGTCATCTATCCAGCTTCTTGGGTTGTGATAAAAACCTGTCCCTGCATTAAAATAAAACCAGGGTTCCTTTGCCATTTCTAATTCAGAAAGCCATTTTCTTCCCCCTTCACTTTCCTTTAGCTTTGTAATTATTTTATCTTGTTCTTTTAGCTCTAAAAATATGTTTGTAAGATTAAGGTCATCAGCAAGCTTTGATAGCCTCCTTATCTCCATATCTGGCTTAAATAAAAGGACATCTATCCCTGCAACAAGCTTTGTTATTGTGCTATCTGCGATATCTGGAAACTTCTCCTTCATAAAGTTTGAAAAGTCAAGGAAGGCAACATAACCTAAGTTCAAAAACTCAAAGTGATACTGCCATATTTTATACATACTCTCTATAATCCTGTTATAAGCCTCAATTAGTCTGTATCCTGAAGAAATACCAACCGCCTCTTTTACAATGTTAAAACTTTCTTTCTCTTCCAAGGCTGGTATTTCTATCTTTTTAATATTTTCTATCTCTCTTTTTACCTTTCTCTTCCATTTTGTATAAAGCCTATTCCAATTTTTATAATAAAACCCAGCCCTCTCTGTAAATTCTTTAATTCTTTCTTTTATCTTGTTTGGAGAATCAACAGGAATTGGGCTTATATAGAGATAGCCATTTAGTATTCTTTGGTCTATACCAAGGGCTGGTGGAACCAAGAATATACGGGAGTTATACTGACCCAATGCAGGACCCCAAGCCTCTGCTGTAATTGCATCAAATGGGAATAATGGGATTGGATGGTGCATTGTGTCGCAAAACCAGAATCTATCCTTGCTATCCCTATCTTCACTAAAAAGGGTATAGTAAGGATACATCTCTTCCCATCCGCTTGCACCGCTTGGTGTTTCAATCTCAAATGGGCTTGGAAATTTTCTTTCAGCTGACATAACCAAAATCTTATCCTCTTCAAAGGATTTTTGTCAATTGACTTTTAAACCCCTAAGCTCATATAATTTTTCTATGAGGATACTTATTCTTGTTCTTGCCTTCCTTTTATTTGGATGTGGCAAGCAAGAAAGGGGATGGATTCCCCTTTTATCCTCCCAAAAATGGTATCAGGATATATCTAATAAGGAAAAAAGATTAACAGGAAGAATATATGACAAAGGAAAAACAAGGTGGATTGTAAAAGGACATGTTAAGGCTGAGAAAGGGGTAATTCCAGAAAGGGAATTTGAATATAAAAAGGGTGAAGAATACAATAGATTTCTCTTTGAGACAGGCGTTGCTATCTATGACATCTACCTTGGCGATTTTTGGCTTGAGGAAAGGATGGAAGAGATTGTTGGTATTGACAAAGAAACAAAAGCACTTTCTTCTAAAAAATTTGAGATAATTGGAAAGGAGAGGGTATTCTTTGTTGAAGAGGGAGGAAAGAAGATAAAGAAAAGGGAGTTTATCCCAGGAATGATAAGGCAGAAATGAAGGTGGGAATCCTTACAATTAGCGATAGGTGTGCAAAGGGTGAAAGGGAGGATAAGACAAAGGAGACAATAAAGGAGGTTTTGGGAATCTCTGATTTTGAATATAGGCTTGTTCCCGATGAATATGGGATGATAAGAGAGGCATTAACTGAGATGTCTTTGTCTTGTGAGCTTATCCTTACAAATGGTGGAACAGGCATTTCTCCTTCTGATATAACACCTGAGGCAACAGCATCTATTCTTGATAAAGAAATTCCTGGAATTCCAGAGGCAATGAGAAAGGCTGGATTAAAATATACACCAAATTCTATACTTTCAAGGGCAAAAGCTGGAATAAGGGGAAAGGCTTTAATCATAAACCTTCCTGGTTCACCAAATGGTGCATCTGAATGTTTGTCTTCTATTCTTCCCGCTATCCCACATGCCATTTCCCTTATAAAAGGAGAGGTAAAGGAATGCGCCAGGTAATCTTAATCATCCTTTTTTCCCTTCAGGGGTTTTGTGAATTTACCCTTCCATCTGCTGGAGCAAAGCCACAGGGTTTGGGTAATGCCTTTATTGGCCTTTCTTTGTCTCCCTATGCTATGGTTTTTAACCCAGCAGGGCTTGCTTCTATTACCTCTTATGAGCTTTCATTTTCATATACAGGGTCTGATTCCTCCTATGACTTTTTAGGCATAACCATTCCAGAGAAAATGAAGGGAAATTGTGGATTTGCTGTTTTAAGCAGAGAAAACAAGGCATTCTATTTCTCCTATGGAAAGTTTTTAAAGATAAGAAATAAAAGCATTTCAGCTGGAACATCTATAAAGCTCTTTAAATCAAAGGATGATGGAAAAGGGTTTGGCATTGATAATGGAATTCTTTATCCTTTAAGGGATAATCTTACATTTGGCTTTGTTCTGGGAAATCTCTTTAGGAATGATTTTGGATATGGATTTGGCTTAAGCTTTAAGATTAAAGATTATCTTTTTACACTAGACCTAAAGGAAAGGGAAAAATCAAGCCTCCATTTTGGGTTAGAGAAGAAAATGAAGAAATTTCTTGTAAGGGGAGGGATTGATGATAAAAGCCTCTCTTTAGGGATTTCTCGTTGTTTTTCTGGTATTGATATAGATCTTTCAATCTCTCCCTTTATTCTCTCGGCTGGGTTTGAGTATTAAGAAACAAGCAAGTTAATCCTTTCTTTAAATGCCCTTTCTTCATTTTCTGTATCTCTCTTTGCACTTTCAATCACCTCTCTTGTTTCTTCAAGGCAAAGATTACTACACCCTCCAATAGACCTCCTTTCCTTTATTAAAGAATAAGGGTCAATTGGGGAAAGGCTTTCTATATTCTCTGCTATTTTTCTATATGCGTCCCTGAATGGGATATTTTCTTTTTTTACCATCTTTAAGCTATAATCTGTTGCAAATATCTCTTTAGTAAATCCCTTTAACAAGGCATCTTTATTTACCTTGAGGTTTTTGACAACAGAAATTCCTGCATCTATTATAGAGCTTGCCAAATCGCATCCATTGAAAAATGGCCCTTTTGTCTCCTGAAAATCCTGATTATATCCAGATGGAAGGTTGTTTATAATGGATAATATTTGGAATAGATAAGAGATAAATGTATTTGACCTTGCCCTTACCATCTCTAATACAGATGGGTTTTTCTTCTGTGGCATTAGGGAAGAGCCAAGCAAAAATTCATCCGCCAGGCTAAAATATCCAAATTCAGGAAGCAAAAAGAGCATCAAATCAGTAGAGAATTTAGAGAGGTCAAGGATTGTCCAAAGAAATGAAAATAGGATATAAGATTCTATCTTTCCCCTGCTATTGTTGACATAAAGGCTATTTTTTTGCAACCTTTCAAATCCAAGTATTTCCCTTATAAATTCTCTGTCTATGGGGAGGGGTGTTCCATAGCTTGCACCTGCTCCAAGCACAGATTGGTCATTTAGCTTATAACTAGATGAAATAATAGAAATTCCATCCAATATGCTTTCTAAAAATGAAGAAGCCCATAATCCAACGGATGATGGCATTGCCTTTTGTAAATGTGTCCTTCCTGGCATTGGAATAAATTCATTTTTCTTTGCAAAATTTAAGAAGGATAAAGCAAGCTCAATACATTTTTTCTTGCTTCTTATTAAAAAATCCTTTGAATAAAGCCTTATAGCTAGAATTACCTGCTCATTCCTTGAGCGTGCAGTATGAACCTTCTTTCCTAAATCGCCTAATTT from bacterium carries:
- a CDS encoding ATP-binding protein, producing the protein MKKIFEKAKEYCRDNVDLVHLETSLEMAKKLIALEGGDEKIIIPAIILHDTGWHLFSFEEEKRVRIPLQMNLSLVDMDLIHKHEVESSIIAEKILSGLNYPKDEKEKIIETIIAHDTRSKPISKEDAIVKDADRLSRYTKEFSSLICQKFGFNEDEFFNYTKSHIEKWFFSEGAKHIAKECVLKRRLNISDAEWSGTIGKFLEVFIKLENEVIKITKENGERLMINIARESVYNLKKTLETYLPSLPKPDLKELQADEKFTSLVFRKLGLSGFIGIIDRKTGHIIFHPDKDVLNLPMKELEEKKRPAKYLYGFWDVFNRALKGEEFYAPYQGMTLQGEIVDKIWYVVPLDIGEFKWALTGTAVYDDFFEPVDILKEDTIQSISRFSGELYNLTRELGEKEEKYRSLVERANDGICIVQDTLLKYVNPQLALITGYSVEEMTNTPFMNYIHPDELAKCVDNYKRRMAGEKFPSIYETAIKHKDGHRVESEFNAGVIMYEGRAADLVFVRDITERKQTQEKLFAAEKLSAIAQIAAEVAHEVKNPLAVVESGIYYLSQILPKEEKAQKIFKQINNAVDRACYYLNNLLAFSRPFKLNMVSIDINEIINSVLENIPPSMTEGIEIKKGLGENLPLIKADIEQIKIVFFNLIKNAIEAMKEKKILEINTKMAEGFVEIGIKDSGMGIAEENIEKLFSPFYTTKAKGTGLGLSVCQKIIAAHNGKIEVESKEKEGTTFVIKLCI
- a CDS encoding PEP-utilizing enzyme, which codes for MSAERKFPSPFEIETPSGASGWEEMYPYYTLFSEDRDSKDRFWFCDTMHHPIPLFPFDAITAEAWGPALGQYNSRIFLVPPALGIDQRILNGYLYISPIPVDSPNKIKERIKEFTERAGFYYKNWNRLYTKWKRKVKREIENIKKIEIPALEEKESFNIVKEAVGISSGYRLIEAYNRIIESMYKIWQYHFEFLNLGYVAFLDFSNFMKEKFPDIADSTITKLVAGIDVLLFKPDMEIRRLSKLADDLNLTNIFLELKEQDKIITKLKESEGGRKWLSELEMAKEPWFYFNAGTGFYHNPRSWIDDLSIPFSAILGYIKKIKKGEAIEIDKEKIRKEAKRLKNGYFELLKKDEDKRLFLEKINLAKRVFPYVEEHNFFVEHWHFTIFWNKIREIGRLFQEKGFFSDGDDIFYLNRYEVGEALYELYYCWAVGSSPRAPLYWKDIIKKRRGIIKALEKWQPTPALGIPPENITEPFTIMLWGIVSEKIDSWLEFTGKSQALIKGYPASPGIVEGIARIILTSDELSKIQEGEIMVCPITTPSWTPIFAKIKGVVTNVGGMMSHAAIVCREYGLPAVVGTGFGTQLIKTGQKIKVNGNKGIVEIV
- a CDS encoding MogA/MoaB family molybdenum cofactor biosynthesis protein — protein: MKVGILTISDRCAKGEREDKTKETIKEVLGISDFEYRLVPDEYGMIREALTEMSLSCELILTNGGTGISPSDITPEATASILDKEIPGIPEAMRKAGLKYTPNSILSRAKAGIRGKALIINLPGSPNGASECLSSILPAIPHAISLIKGEVKECAR
- the nifU gene encoding Fe-S cluster assembly scaffold protein NifU, whose amino-acid sequence is MQYSEKVMEHFRNPRNVGEIENPDGVGHVGNPVCGDIMELYIKVENNVIKDAKFKTFGCGAAIATSSMVTELVKEKTIDEALKISNQAVAEALGGLPPIKMHCSVLAEEALKGAIDDYLKKKDSRIVEIPQFY
- a CDS encoding PEP/pyruvate-binding domain-containing protein — protein: MYIKWDTDNAASNEVGNKAANLYQLKQMGIPVPKGFTIVKRAFLDFVALHQLDKCEIPEKIAKEITEACDALGKTKFAVRSSSSIEDLETKSFAGMYETFLNVEKGDVLENVKKCWQSTFNPRALSYIEKLGIKNDITMAVIVQEMIKYRFGGVMFTINPITGDPSKIVIEYTERVESLVAGETTPNRVIVDKVTKQIDKTSDDLEEKYIFELSNIARDIENHFGCYQDIEWAIDDTGIVILQARPETTCLPVRPV
- a CDS encoding four helix bundle suffix domain-containing protein; the encoded protein is METKELLKSSDMSDMSDRSDKLIQPHGGYRKLRSFQTAQLVYDATLIFCDRFVEKHSRTRDQMIQAARSGVQNIAEGSMASATSKKTELKLTGIARASLEELLLDYEDFLRQKGLCRWDKNSPEALVVRRSYQSDKSDRSDFYKLSAEVLANTIICLVNQASYLLRKQLQKLEESFLSEGGFTERLYKERQKKRCQTNVH
- a CDS encoding cold shock domain-containing protein → MKGKVKRLIRDRGFGFIEAEDGKDIFFHQTCLTNTSFESLSEGSSVEFDVERSPKGLRATNVKVS
- the argH gene encoding argininosuccinate lyase; this translates as MRLWEKGEKIDKTIEDFVVSDDYLLDQRLVKWDCLGSIAHIKSLQKIEILTKDEEEKIKKGLLEILELDIKGKFIIQREDEDVHTKIEGYLTEKLGDLGKKVHTARSRNEQVILAIRLYSKDFLIRSKKKCIELALSFLNFAKKNEFIPMPGRTHLQKAMPSSVGLWASSFLESILDGISIISSSYKLNDQSVLGAGASYGTPLPIDREFIREILGFERLQKNSLYVNNSRGKIESYILFSFLWTILDLSKFSTDLMLFLLPEFGYFSLADEFLLGSSLMPQKKNPSVLEMVRARSNTFISYLFQILSIINNLPSGYNQDFQETKGPFFNGCDLASSIIDAGISVVKNLKVNKDALLKGFTKEIFATDYSLKMVKKENIPFRDAYRKIAENIESLSPIDPYSLIKERRSIGGCSNLCLEETREVIESAKRDTENEERAFKERINLLVS